A single window of Mangifera indica cultivar Alphonso chromosome 18, CATAS_Mindica_2.1, whole genome shotgun sequence DNA harbors:
- the LOC123201509 gene encoding vacuolar-sorting receptor 1-like: MREKLGFWLCILFLLCGSSLGRFVVEKNSLKVTSPESIKGVYECAIGNFGVPQYGGTLVGTVVYPKANQKACKGYDEVDLSFKSKPGGLPTFLLVDRADCYFTMKAWNAQKGGAAAILVADDKLEPLITMDNPEEENASAEYLENITIPSALISKSLGDSIKKALSSGDMVNMNLDWTEALPHPDERVEYEFWTNSNDECGPKCESQIEFVKSFKGAAQILERQGYTQFTPHYITWFCPEAFILSKQCKSQCINRGRYCAPDPEQDFSRGYDGREVVVQNLRQACFFKIANESRKPWLWWDYVTDFAIRCPMKDKKYNKECADEVIKSLDVDLKKVDECIGDTEANVDNQVLKAEQDAQIGKGSRGDVTILPTLVINNRQYRGKLDKGAVLKAICSGFRETTEPALCLSEELETNECLENNGGCWQDKTANLTACKDTFRGRVCECPVVRGMKFVGDGYTHCEASGSLRCEINNGGCWKKTQDGKTYSACNDNSAGCKCPPGFKGDGTNCEDVDECKEKLACTCPECKCKNTWGSYECSCGGGLLYMQEHDTCISKDAKSEFSWGFIWILILGLAAAGIAGYAVYKYRIRRYMDSEIRAIMAQYMPLDGQGEVHHATNSHIDI, encoded by the exons ATGAGGGAGAAGCTAGGTTTTTGGCTGTGTATATTGTTTTTGCTCTGTGGGTCTAGTTTGGGAAGGTTTGTTGTGGAGAAAAATAGCTTGAAAGTTACGTCGCCGGAGTCAATTAAGGGAGTTTATGAATGTGCAATTGGGAATTTTGGTGTTCCTCAGTATGGAGGAACCTTAGTTGGCACAGTTGTTTATCCAAAAGCTAATCAGAAGGCATGCAAGGGTTATGATGAAGTTGATCTCTCCTTTAAGTCAAAGCCCGGAGGATTGCCTACTTTTCTCCTTGTTGATCGGGCAG ATTGTTACTTTACCATGAAGGCCTGGAATGCACAAAAAGGTGGAGCAGCAGCTATTCTTGTTGCAGATGATAAGCTCGAGCCATTGATAACCATGGATAACCCTGAAGAAGAGAATGCAAGTGCAGAATATCTCGAAAACATCACCATCCCCTCAGCCCTCATTAGCAAATCTTTGGGGGATAGCATCAAGAAAGCTCTAAGCAGTGGGGATATGGTTAACATGAACTTAGATTGGACAGAGGCTCTTCCTCATCCTGATGAGCGTGTTGAGTATGAGTTTTGGACAAATAGCAATGATGAGTGTGGACCAAAGTGTGAGAGTCAGATTGAGTTTGTTAAGAGCTTCAAAGGAGCAGCCCAGATACTTGAGCGGCAAGGGTACACTCAATTCACCCCTCACTATATAACTTGGTTCTGTCCTGAAGCATTTATCCTGAGCAAGCAATGCAAGTCTCAGTGCATCAACCGGGGGAGGTACTGTGCTCCTGATCCTGAGCAGGACTTCAGCCGTGGATATGATGGGAGGGAGGTTGTGGTTCAAAATTTACGGCAAGCTTGCTTCTTTAAAATTGCCAATGAAAGCAGAAAACCATGGCTTTGGTGGGATTATGTGACTGACTTTGCAATCCGTTGTCCTATGAAAGATAAGAAGTACAACAAAGAGTGTGCAGATGAGGTTATCAAGTCTCTTG ATGTTGATCTCAAGAAGGTTGACGAATGTATTGGAGACACTGAGGCCAATGTGGACAACCAAGTTCTTAAAGCTGAGCAAGATGCTCAG ATTGGCAAAGGTTCCCGTGGAGATGTGACTATCCTACCTACTCTTGTAATAAACAACAGACAGTATAGAG GTAAGTTGGACAAGGGAGCAGTTCTCAAAGCTATTTGTTCAGGTTTTCGGGAGACTACAGAACCAGCCTTATGTTTAAGTGAAG AGTTGGAAACCAATGAGTGCTTGGAAAACAATGGTGGGTGTTGGCAGGACAAAACTGCTAACTTAACTGCTTGCAAG gATACTTTTCGAGGAAGAGTGTGTGAGTGTCCTGTAGTACGAGGCATGAAGTTTGTTGGTGATGGTTACACTCATTGTGAAG CTTCAGGATCTTTACGCTGTGAAATTAATAATGGTGGTTGTTGGAAGAAAACCCAAGATGGCAAGACTTATTCGGCTTGT AATGATAATTCAGCAGGTTGCAAGTGTCCACCTGGATTCAAGGGTGATGGAACCAACTGTGAAG ATGTGGATGAGTGCAAAGAGAAGCTGGCATGTACATGCCCAGAATGCAAATGCAAAAATACCTGGGGCAGTTATGAGTGCAGCTGTGGTGGTGGATTATTGTACATGCAAGAGCATGACACTTGCATAA GTAAAGATGCAAAATCAGAGTTTAGCTGGGGCTTCATTTGGATCCTCATTCTTGGTTTGGCTGCTGCTGGTATTGCAGGATATGCAGTTTACAAATACAGAATCCGG AGGTACATGGATTCAGAGATACGAGCGATCATGGCACAGTACATGCCGTTGGATGGTCAAGGAGAGGTTCATCATGCTACCAACAGCCACATTGATATCTAA
- the LOC123201510 gene encoding protein FATTY ACID EXPORT 3, chloroplastic-like isoform X1 has protein sequence MSVSVELLSIKNPNTSISLSNGVAKKALCTSPFLRFDSRGFQVSLSIANGLGVGSHFGLPRTSVNRSVVACAASHEESEASEIEIEKESEDLKASVEESNEAWKQTLELFKEQALKMQSVSREAYEIYSKKAMIILQENSEQLKIEAEKARQELTAAAKELSEGGREYLTVATDNSPEVREILETFTSTTDDLKDISKIRDFHVGIPYGLLLSLGGFLSFMVTGSISAIRFGVILGGTLLALSVSSLRSQNRGEISPLALKGQAAIATAILLRELCMLSQRFAFPTFVTILISGAVVAFYIYKITVDGQWRKGSGAESGAENQ, from the exons ATGAGCGTGTCGGTTGAGTTGCTCTCAATAAAGAATCCTAATACTAGCATTAGTCTCAGCAACGGGGTAGCGAAGAAAGCTCTCTGTACGTCGCCGTTTCTGCGGTTTGATTCTCGTGGCTTTCAAGTTTCTCTTTCTATTGCAAATGGCCTCGGTGTTGGTTCTCATTTCGGCCTTCCGCGGACTTCGGTTAATCGGTCAGTTGTCGCTTGTGCAGCATCCCACGAGGAATCG GAGGCTTCGGAAATTGAAATAGAGAAGGAGAGTGAGGATCTCAAAGCTAGTGTTGAAGAATCCAATGAAGCGTGGAAACAGACGTTGGAATTGTTTAAAGAACAAGCCTTAAAAATGCAGAGTGTGTCGCGAGAAGCATATGAGATATACTCCAAGAAAGCTATGATCATATTGCAAGAAAATTCTGAGCAGTTGAAAATCGAAGCGGAAAAGGCTAGACAGGAGTTGACTGCTGCAGCGAAGGAACTTAGCGAAGGGGGTAGAGAATATCTCACTGTTGCTACAGATAATTCTCCCGAAGTGAGGGAGATTTTGGAAACATTTACGTCAACAACTGATGATTTGAAAGATATTTCTAAAATCCGTGATTTTCACGTTGGAATACCATATG GTTTGCTTCTATCTCTTGGTGGCTTCCTTTCCTTTATGGTAACAGGCAGCATATCTGCTATCAGATTTGGTGTAATTCTAGGTGGCACTCTTTTGGCTCTCAGCGTCTCCAGTTTAAGATCACAAAACAGAGGAGAAATATCTCCCTTGGCCTTGAAAGGACAGGCAG CTATAGCAACTGCAATACTGTTAAGGGAGTTATGTATGTTATCTCAG AGATTTGCATTTCCTACGTTTGTGACAATCCTTATCAG TGGTGCAGTGGTAGCATTCTACATATATAAGATTACTGTTGATGGCCAGTGGAGAAAAGGATCAGGTGCAGAATCTGGGGCAGAGAACCAGTAG
- the LOC123201510 gene encoding protein FATTY ACID EXPORT 3, chloroplastic-like isoform X2 has product MSVSVELLSIKNPNTSISLSNGVAKKALCTSPFLRFDSRGFQVSLSIANGLGVGSHFGLPRTSVNRSVVACAASHEESASEIEIEKESEDLKASVEESNEAWKQTLELFKEQALKMQSVSREAYEIYSKKAMIILQENSEQLKIEAEKARQELTAAAKELSEGGREYLTVATDNSPEVREILETFTSTTDDLKDISKIRDFHVGIPYGLLLSLGGFLSFMVTGSISAIRFGVILGGTLLALSVSSLRSQNRGEISPLALKGQAAIATAILLRELCMLSQRFAFPTFVTILISGAVVAFYIYKITVDGQWRKGSGAESGAENQ; this is encoded by the exons ATGAGCGTGTCGGTTGAGTTGCTCTCAATAAAGAATCCTAATACTAGCATTAGTCTCAGCAACGGGGTAGCGAAGAAAGCTCTCTGTACGTCGCCGTTTCTGCGGTTTGATTCTCGTGGCTTTCAAGTTTCTCTTTCTATTGCAAATGGCCTCGGTGTTGGTTCTCATTTCGGCCTTCCGCGGACTTCGGTTAATCGGTCAGTTGTCGCTTGTGCAGCATCCCACGAGGAATCG GCTTCGGAAATTGAAATAGAGAAGGAGAGTGAGGATCTCAAAGCTAGTGTTGAAGAATCCAATGAAGCGTGGAAACAGACGTTGGAATTGTTTAAAGAACAAGCCTTAAAAATGCAGAGTGTGTCGCGAGAAGCATATGAGATATACTCCAAGAAAGCTATGATCATATTGCAAGAAAATTCTGAGCAGTTGAAAATCGAAGCGGAAAAGGCTAGACAGGAGTTGACTGCTGCAGCGAAGGAACTTAGCGAAGGGGGTAGAGAATATCTCACTGTTGCTACAGATAATTCTCCCGAAGTGAGGGAGATTTTGGAAACATTTACGTCAACAACTGATGATTTGAAAGATATTTCTAAAATCCGTGATTTTCACGTTGGAATACCATATG GTTTGCTTCTATCTCTTGGTGGCTTCCTTTCCTTTATGGTAACAGGCAGCATATCTGCTATCAGATTTGGTGTAATTCTAGGTGGCACTCTTTTGGCTCTCAGCGTCTCCAGTTTAAGATCACAAAACAGAGGAGAAATATCTCCCTTGGCCTTGAAAGGACAGGCAG CTATAGCAACTGCAATACTGTTAAGGGAGTTATGTATGTTATCTCAG AGATTTGCATTTCCTACGTTTGTGACAATCCTTATCAG TGGTGCAGTGGTAGCATTCTACATATATAAGATTACTGTTGATGGCCAGTGGAGAAAAGGATCAGGTGCAGAATCTGGGGCAGAGAACCAGTAG